A genomic segment from Actinoplanes sichuanensis encodes:
- a CDS encoding anti-anti-sigma factor, with product MPSEVRHLVDRGQAYPLVRLSGVLDDTTVGLLRSALLDVLASQPEAVVVDVGGLWLAESDAAGVLRDVLAETRDWPGSHLVLCGTPDATVWRATGWPVWPDATDAFAALGAPLPAGHRVVADLEPAVGAARRAREVITEACGRWDRPEVVGNASIVATELVNNVVAHAGTAMCLMLARHGASVSVAVRDFSASPPRFGGAVAPTSYGGRGLLLVDTVASRWGHLALADGKIVWALLDGDPGPA from the coding sequence ATGCCGAGCGAGGTTCGTCATCTGGTGGATCGCGGCCAGGCCTATCCTCTGGTCCGGTTGTCCGGGGTGCTCGACGACACCACCGTCGGGCTGCTGCGCTCGGCACTGCTCGACGTGCTCGCGTCCCAGCCCGAGGCGGTGGTGGTCGACGTCGGCGGATTGTGGCTCGCCGAGTCGGACGCGGCCGGGGTGCTCCGGGATGTGCTGGCCGAGACCCGTGACTGGCCGGGCAGCCATCTCGTCCTGTGCGGCACGCCGGACGCCACCGTGTGGCGGGCCACCGGCTGGCCGGTCTGGCCGGACGCGACAGACGCCTTCGCCGCGCTCGGCGCCCCGCTGCCGGCCGGTCATCGGGTCGTGGCCGACCTGGAGCCGGCGGTCGGCGCGGCCCGGCGCGCCCGCGAGGTGATCACCGAGGCGTGCGGGCGGTGGGACCGGCCGGAGGTGGTGGGCAACGCGAGCATCGTGGCCACCGAGCTGGTCAACAACGTGGTCGCGCACGCCGGCACCGCGATGTGCCTGATGCTGGCCCGGCATGGCGCCTCGGTGAGCGTGGCGGTCCGAGACTTCTCGGCGAGCCCGCCCCGATTCGGCGGCGCGGTGGCGCCGACCTCGTACGGCGGCCGGGGCCTGCTCCTGGTCGACACGGTCGCGTCCCGCTGGGGCCATCTGGCGCTGGCCGACGGCAAGATCGTCTGGGCGCTGCTGGACGGCGATCCCGGGCCGGCATGA
- a CDS encoding family 16 glycosylhydrolase — translation MRGRVLAAAVLMLVAATMTGNGAAAEAATVTRTVLSDGFTGARGDRPADDVWAVSGGRGSFAVLDGEGRLALNAVLRTEKTFSQAYGRAEARIQAWRVDGAWRALGVLDENGRVPAGSLETLASDQVDGDDFHTYAIDWTPTTLTWSLDGRKVLRFTRAEKGTPLTVVLNMASGGYYSNGMLVDWVTVRTRVEVDAPKWKAFTDYEPGKLVEYKKVVYKVREAHTSLPGWQPDLVPALFAKV, via the coding sequence ATGCGAGGGCGGGTTCTGGCCGCGGCAGTGCTGATGCTCGTGGCGGCCACGATGACCGGCAACGGTGCCGCGGCCGAGGCGGCCACGGTGACCAGGACCGTGCTCAGCGACGGTTTCACCGGCGCCCGCGGAGACCGCCCGGCCGACGACGTCTGGGCGGTCTCCGGGGGCCGGGGCAGTTTCGCGGTGCTGGACGGGGAGGGCCGGCTGGCCCTCAACGCGGTGCTGCGCACCGAGAAGACCTTCAGCCAGGCGTACGGCCGCGCCGAGGCCCGGATCCAGGCCTGGCGGGTGGACGGGGCCTGGCGGGCGCTCGGGGTGCTGGACGAGAACGGCCGGGTACCGGCCGGCTCGCTGGAGACACTGGCGTCGGACCAGGTGGACGGCGACGACTTCCACACCTACGCCATCGACTGGACGCCGACGACGCTGACCTGGTCGCTCGACGGCCGCAAGGTGCTCCGGTTCACCCGGGCCGAGAAGGGCACGCCGCTGACGGTCGTGCTGAACATGGCCTCCGGGGGCTACTACTCGAACGGCATGCTCGTCGACTGGGTGACGGTCCGGACGCGGGTGGAGGTCGACGCCCCCAAGTGGAAGGCGTTCACCGACTACGAGCCCGGCAAGCTGGTCGAGTACAAGAAGGTCGTGTACAAGGTCCGTGAGGCGCACACGTCGCTGCCCGGCTGGCAGCCCGACCTCGTACCGGCCCTGTTCGCGAAGGTCTGA
- a CDS encoding spermidine synthase, giving the protein MAQRRASRTRVETVASGVAELVPDPDRDTAWTLLLDGAPQSHVDLADPTHLEFEYIRRMAAAIDLAAPAGRPLRVLHLGGGALTLPRYVAVTRPGSAQRVVEIDGPLVELVRSALPLPNNSNIRVRVADARAAVEGMRDAGYDVVVLDVFAGARTPAHLASAEFAEQVARVLDPAGRLIANVADGPPLRYARAQVATIRAALPEACLVADSAVLRGRRFGNLVVVAGRTPPPIAELSRRAAGDWFPGRVETDLDRFTGGASPVPDAAAVPSPLPPEGLFGNRK; this is encoded by the coding sequence ATGGCACAGCGCAGGGCATCGCGGACCCGGGTCGAGACGGTCGCCTCGGGCGTCGCCGAGCTGGTGCCCGACCCCGACCGGGACACCGCCTGGACGCTGCTGCTCGACGGGGCGCCGCAGTCCCACGTCGACCTGGCCGACCCCACGCACCTGGAGTTCGAGTACATCAGGCGGATGGCGGCCGCGATCGATCTGGCCGCACCGGCCGGCCGCCCGCTGCGCGTGCTGCATCTCGGCGGTGGCGCACTGACCCTGCCGCGGTATGTGGCGGTCACCCGGCCCGGTTCGGCGCAACGGGTGGTCGAGATCGACGGTCCGCTCGTCGAGCTGGTCCGGTCGGCGCTGCCGCTGCCGAACAACAGCAACATCCGGGTACGGGTCGCCGACGCCCGAGCCGCGGTCGAGGGGATGCGGGACGCCGGGTACGACGTGGTGGTCCTGGACGTGTTCGCCGGCGCCCGTACCCCGGCGCACCTCGCCTCGGCCGAGTTCGCCGAGCAGGTGGCCCGGGTGCTGGACCCGGCCGGCCGGCTGATCGCGAACGTCGCCGACGGGCCGCCGTTGCGGTATGCCCGGGCACAGGTGGCCACGATCCGGGCCGCGCTGCCGGAGGCGTGTCTGGTGGCGGACTCGGCGGTGCTGCGCGGGCGGCGCTTCGGCAATCTCGTGGTGGTCGCCGGGCGTACCCCTCCGCCGATCGCCGAATTGTCCCGGCGGGCCGCCGGTGACTGGTTCCCCGGGCGGGTCGAGACCGATCTTGATCGCTTCACCGGTGGAGCGTCTCCCGTTCCGGACGCTGCGGCGGTACCCTCTCCCCTACCCCCCGAAGGGCTCTTCGGTAACCGTAAGTAA
- a CDS encoding DUF1800 domain-containing protein — translation MSSLPQTMTRRTVMGGVAATGVAAALATGAPAAAAAAEPSPAALLPADPLLHLLRRATFGPSPASIAEIRRLGATAWLDRQLSPSAITDQVAEEVVARLPLARLSAAEIRSRVSAGTLKQYSWDPMWQLSWAAVARAIWSERQLLEVMADFWSNHLNVTCPHGDVWDSRIDYDTMIRQNALGTFAGLLKASARHPAMLTYLDNRFSTKAAPNENYGRELLELHTVGMTYTEADVQHAARLLTGLTVDNSTGKYRYDQAIHATGAVRVLAFQHSNTTAAGGEAAVLELLDYLAMHQATARRIVTKLCVRFVADEPPASLITTLIKVYLDNRTAIVPVLRALFTSAEFAAAVGAKTRTPFEDLAATVRTLGYGPAATGAKFLESLYWMTRDAGQAPLNWGPPNGYPDVAAAWASPSGLLVRWNFHLSIAAGWWPDTLVRPTNLPAGMVGALPATYGALITATAVRLLGIAPTAPQTAALAEFYGKTPTSPLKANDPVAGWMYPYLMGMLLNSPSFALR, via the coding sequence ATGAGTTCGCTACCGCAGACGATGACGCGGCGCACGGTGATGGGCGGGGTCGCCGCCACCGGTGTCGCGGCCGCCCTGGCCACCGGCGCACCCGCCGCCGCGGCGGCCGCCGAACCGTCCCCGGCCGCTCTCCTGCCCGCCGACCCGCTGCTGCATCTGCTGCGCCGGGCCACCTTCGGGCCGAGCCCGGCCTCGATCGCCGAGATCCGCCGGTTGGGCGCCACGGCGTGGCTGGACCGGCAGCTCAGCCCGTCGGCTATCACCGACCAGGTGGCCGAGGAGGTGGTCGCCCGGCTGCCGCTGGCCCGGCTCTCCGCCGCCGAGATCCGGTCCCGGGTGTCCGCCGGCACCCTCAAGCAGTACAGCTGGGACCCGATGTGGCAGCTCAGCTGGGCGGCGGTGGCCCGGGCGATCTGGAGCGAGCGGCAACTGCTGGAGGTGATGGCCGACTTCTGGAGCAACCATCTCAACGTGACGTGCCCGCACGGGGACGTCTGGGACAGCCGGATCGACTACGACACGATGATCAGGCAGAACGCCCTCGGCACGTTCGCCGGTCTGCTCAAGGCGTCGGCCCGGCATCCGGCGATGCTGACCTACCTGGACAACCGGTTCTCCACCAAGGCCGCGCCGAACGAGAACTACGGCCGTGAGCTGCTGGAACTGCACACCGTGGGGATGACCTACACCGAGGCGGACGTACAGCACGCGGCGCGTCTGCTCACCGGCCTGACCGTGGACAACAGCACCGGGAAGTACCGGTACGACCAGGCGATCCACGCCACCGGAGCGGTCCGGGTGCTGGCCTTCCAACACTCCAACACGACCGCGGCCGGTGGTGAGGCGGCCGTCCTGGAGCTGCTCGACTACCTGGCCATGCACCAGGCGACGGCCCGGCGGATCGTCACCAAGCTGTGTGTCAGGTTCGTCGCCGACGAGCCGCCGGCGTCGCTGATCACCACGCTGATCAAGGTCTACCTGGACAACCGGACGGCGATCGTACCGGTGCTGCGGGCGCTCTTCACCTCCGCCGAGTTCGCCGCCGCGGTCGGGGCCAAGACCCGGACGCCCTTCGAGGATCTGGCCGCGACCGTGCGGACCCTCGGCTACGGGCCGGCCGCCACCGGCGCGAAGTTCCTGGAGAGCCTCTACTGGATGACCCGCGACGCCGGGCAGGCCCCGCTGAACTGGGGGCCGCCGAACGGCTACCCGGATGTGGCGGCCGCCTGGGCCTCGCCGTCCGGGCTACTGGTCCGGTGGAACTTCCACCTCTCGATCGCGGCCGGATGGTGGCCGGACACCCTGGTCCGGCCGACGAACCTGCCGGCCGGGATGGTGGGGGCGCTGCCCGCGACGTATGGCGCGTTGATCACGGCGACCGCGGTGCGGCTGCTCGGGATCGCGCCGACCGCCCCACAGACGGCGGCGCTGGCCGAGTTCTACGGCAAGACCCCGACGTCGCCGCTGAAGGCGAACGATCCGGTGGCCGGCTGGATGTATCCGTACCTGATGGGGATGCTGTTGAACTCCCCGTCCTTCGCGTTGAGATGA
- the rsgA gene encoding ribosome small subunit-dependent GTPase A produces the protein MPARKREYDEDDVRIRPGRSSRPRTRTRPKHDDAVDALVITVDRGRYGCVREDGGGTEVITAMRARELGRKSVVVGDRVALVGDSSGAAGTLARIVRISERTSVLRRTADDDDTTPEGRLERVVVANADQLVIVSALSDPPPRTGFIDRCLVAAYDADIEPLLCLTKADLAGPEQVLGYYAELDLPHVLVRPGSDLDELRGRLAGRISVLVGHSGVGKSTLVNRLVPDALRAVGVVSAIGKGRHTSTSAVALRLPPVGKSRKDPGWIIDTPGIRSFGLAHVSAESLLHGFPDLVEGTLEDQPNCGHTAADGDCRLDAWVAEGKADERRLVSYRRLLSSRAGEGDVRDNIAEEV, from the coding sequence CTGCCAGCGCGTAAGCGGGAGTACGACGAGGACGATGTCCGGATCCGGCCGGGCAGGTCGTCCCGGCCGCGTACCCGGACGCGCCCGAAACACGACGACGCCGTCGACGCCCTGGTGATCACGGTCGACCGCGGGCGGTATGGCTGTGTGCGGGAGGACGGCGGCGGCACCGAGGTGATCACCGCGATGCGGGCCCGGGAGCTGGGCCGCAAATCGGTGGTGGTGGGCGACCGGGTGGCTCTGGTCGGCGATTCGTCCGGAGCGGCGGGCACGCTGGCCCGGATCGTCCGGATCAGTGAGCGGACGTCGGTGCTGCGCCGCACCGCGGACGACGACGACACCACGCCCGAGGGCCGCCTGGAGCGGGTGGTGGTGGCCAACGCCGACCAGCTGGTGATCGTGAGCGCGCTGTCCGACCCGCCGCCCCGGACCGGGTTCATCGACAGGTGCCTGGTCGCGGCGTACGACGCGGACATCGAGCCGTTGCTGTGCCTGACGAAGGCGGATCTGGCCGGTCCGGAGCAGGTGCTCGGCTACTACGCCGAGCTGGACCTGCCACACGTGCTGGTGCGCCCGGGCAGCGATCTGGACGAGTTGCGCGGCCGTCTGGCGGGCCGGATCTCGGTGCTGGTCGGCCATTCCGGGGTGGGCAAGTCGACGCTGGTGAACCGTCTGGTGCCGGATGCTCTGCGGGCGGTCGGCGTGGTCAGCGCGATCGGCAAGGGCCGGCACACGTCGACGAGCGCGGTGGCGTTGCGGCTGCCTCCGGTCGGGAAGTCGCGCAAGGATCCGGGCTGGATCATCGACACCCCGGGGATCAGGAGTTTCGGCCTGGCCCACGTGAGCGCGGAGAGCCTGCTGCACGGGTTCCCCGACCTGGTCGAGGGCACCCTGGAGGATCAGCCGAACTGCGGTCACACGGCCGCTGACGGTGACTGCCGGTTGGACGCCTGGGTGGCCGAGGGAAAGGCGGACGAGCGCCGCCTGGTGTCGTACCGCCGATTGCTCTCCAGTCGTGCCGGTGAGGGTGACGTGCGGGACAACATCGCGGAGGAAGTCTGA
- a CDS encoding DUF5709 domain-containing protein encodes MRDNDYPAEVTDPEASGLPDTADDDSTAYDEVNSSRWADGPDPAALAGVGPGGSNRFGETAEEQLHGESLDRRLRQEEPDFGAEPGGSFDETVGDSRQREFDRDVWEPGPTSDPSSPVSLYDDGQLDGDSPRPVGRLVAPDEGSGWDDEAESVAYDAGASGGGASAEELAMHETNAPDYR; translated from the coding sequence ATGCGAGACAACGACTACCCCGCCGAGGTCACCGATCCGGAGGCGTCCGGCCTGCCGGACACCGCCGATGACGACTCCACCGCGTACGACGAGGTGAACAGCTCCCGATGGGCGGACGGGCCGGACCCGGCCGCGCTGGCCGGAGTGGGCCCGGGCGGGTCGAACCGGTTCGGCGAGACCGCCGAGGAGCAGTTGCACGGTGAGTCGCTGGACCGGCGGCTACGGCAGGAGGAGCCGGACTTCGGCGCGGAGCCCGGTGGCTCCTTCGACGAGACGGTCGGCGATTCGCGGCAGCGCGAGTTCGACCGGGACGTGTGGGAGCCCGGCCCGACCTCGGATCCGTCGTCGCCCGTGTCGCTCTACGACGACGGTCAGCTCGACGGCGACTCGCCGCGCCCGGTGGGCCGCCTGGTCGCGCCGGACGAGGGCTCGGGCTGGGACGACGAGGCGGAGAGTGTCGCCTACGACGCGGGAGCCTCGGGTGGTGGCGCGAGCGCGGAAGAGCTGGCCATGCACGAGACGAACGCGCCGGACTACCGCTGA
- a CDS encoding DUF1501 domain-containing protein, with protein sequence MSEQCGCAENRLLNRRTLLAGTFAGVAGATLDTSLAFAADPGYTGDVLVLLSLRGGFDGLSAVVPAGDAAYYSARPSIAVPKAQLIGGGSFFGLHPALAPLLPYWTGGQLAAIQAVGQPAPNRSHFSAMEDLERAAPGTSIRTGWLNRMLGLTGSADPMRAVAMGTAMPARVLAGPAPYLGITSIDKTVLTGEQDGRPISATMAKLYAGAPAALQQTAGQLNGALQRTARMRAAGYKPANGAVYPSTDLGNALRDVARLIKSEIGLMTATVDSGDWDMHENLGPAVAGRRMFDQLKALATALAAFAADLGPDGLRRVTLITISEFGRRVTQNGSGGLDHGYGNAMFVLGGSVKGGKVYGQWPGLTTAQLRDGDLAVTTDYRAVIGEILRARCGVGDLSSVFPGVTTSSLGIVTAR encoded by the coding sequence ATGAGCGAACAGTGTGGATGTGCGGAGAACCGGCTGCTGAACCGGCGAACCCTGCTGGCGGGCACGTTCGCCGGGGTGGCCGGGGCGACCCTGGACACGAGTCTGGCTTTTGCGGCCGACCCCGGATACACCGGAGACGTGCTGGTGCTGCTGTCGCTGCGCGGCGGCTTCGACGGGTTGTCGGCCGTGGTTCCGGCGGGCGACGCCGCCTATTACTCGGCGCGGCCCTCGATTGCCGTACCGAAAGCGCAGTTGATCGGGGGTGGATCCTTTTTCGGTCTGCATCCCGCTTTGGCGCCGCTGCTGCCGTATTGGACCGGCGGCCAGTTGGCCGCGATTCAGGCGGTCGGGCAGCCGGCGCCGAACCGATCGCATTTCTCGGCGATGGAGGATCTGGAACGGGCCGCGCCCGGGACCTCGATCCGGACCGGCTGGCTGAACCGGATGCTCGGGCTGACCGGATCGGCCGATCCGATGCGGGCGGTCGCGATGGGGACCGCGATGCCGGCCCGGGTGCTCGCCGGTCCGGCGCCCTACCTCGGCATCACCTCGATCGACAAGACGGTCCTGACCGGCGAGCAGGACGGCCGTCCGATCTCGGCGACGATGGCCAAGCTCTACGCGGGCGCGCCGGCCGCGCTCCAGCAGACCGCCGGGCAGTTGAACGGCGCGCTCCAGCGGACCGCGCGGATGCGGGCCGCCGGGTACAAGCCGGCCAACGGGGCGGTCTATCCGAGCACCGACCTGGGCAACGCGCTGCGTGACGTGGCCCGGCTGATCAAGTCGGAGATCGGGCTGATGACCGCCACGGTCGACTCCGGCGACTGGGACATGCACGAGAACCTCGGTCCGGCGGTCGCCGGCAGGCGGATGTTCGACCAGCTCAAGGCACTCGCCACGGCGCTCGCGGCGTTCGCCGCCGACCTCGGTCCGGACGGATTGCGCCGGGTCACCCTGATCACCATCAGCGAGTTCGGGCGGCGGGTGACCCAGAACGGCTCGGGTGGGCTCGACCACGGTTACGGCAACGCCATGTTCGTTCTGGGCGGTTCGGTCAAGGGCGGCAAGGTGTACGGCCAGTGGCCCGGCCTCACCACGGCACAGCTCCGCGACGGCGACCTGGCGGTGACCACCGACTATCGGGCGGTGATCGGCGAGATCCTGCGCGCCAGGTGCGGTGTCGGCGACCTGTCGAGCGTGTTCCCGGGGGTGACCACGTCGAGTCTGGGCATCGTCACCGCACGCTGA
- the malQ gene encoding 4-alpha-glucanotransferase, with translation MDADLVALAEAHGVATRYENWQRQDTEVAAESVIGVLGMLGVDASTPRAVRAALADARRRDSGDRLPGTIVVRAGQGRELPGPAEVTLEDGTVRRLDRLPPDLPLGWHRLRHGDQEVTLVVVPEQLPEPPDTWGWMLQLYTLHSAGSWGLGDLGDLRDFVAGSAGAGLVVLNPLHAITPVAPVPASPYSPSSRRFANLLYLRVTDTPEYRRATPALKKKVDELRPATDDLIDYDAVFTAKLGALELLWPSAGPVDLDQDPGLTDFARFCVLAEEHGADWREWPVELRRPDAPAVRALGGDRVAFHVWIQKLLEEQFKAADPGGLPVGIVYDLAVAVEPSGADGWLLQDVLAMEARTGAPPDAFNQLGQEWGGVAWRPDRLVETGYDAYRDMLRRIFRYARGLRVDHVMGLWRLWWVPAGLGPANGTYVHYDPEAMLGILALEAYRAGAVVIGEDLGTVMPVVTEGLQRTNMLGSAVLWFTRDDEGGYRPSAGYPRNALASVSTHDLPTAAGFLAGEQVEVRAALGQLAGPVEQERESWRADRALLLDRLREEGLIGAEPADEEVVVAMHEFLARTPCRLVTASLHDVLLERRQPNLPGTFDEYPNWRIPLGRDLTEVLADPLFRKVAGILGGRPGPLPGRHPGAAKPGQIASGSGGGSSSSA, from the coding sequence ATGGACGCGGATCTGGTGGCCCTGGCCGAGGCGCACGGGGTGGCCACACGGTACGAGAACTGGCAGCGGCAGGACACCGAGGTGGCGGCCGAGTCGGTGATCGGGGTGCTGGGCATGCTCGGTGTCGACGCGAGCACACCGCGGGCGGTCCGGGCGGCACTGGCCGACGCCCGCCGCCGGGACTCCGGTGACCGGTTGCCCGGGACGATCGTGGTGCGCGCCGGGCAGGGCCGGGAACTGCCGGGCCCGGCCGAGGTCACCCTGGAGGACGGAACGGTTCGGCGGTTGGATCGGCTCCCACCCGACCTGCCGCTCGGCTGGCACCGGCTGCGGCACGGGGATCAGGAGGTCACCCTGGTCGTGGTCCCGGAGCAGCTGCCCGAGCCGCCGGACACCTGGGGCTGGATGCTGCAGCTCTACACGCTGCACTCGGCCGGCTCGTGGGGGCTCGGGGATCTCGGTGATCTGCGTGACTTCGTGGCCGGGTCGGCCGGGGCCGGACTGGTGGTGCTGAATCCGTTGCACGCGATCACCCCGGTCGCGCCGGTGCCGGCTTCGCCGTACTCGCCGTCCAGCCGGCGTTTCGCCAACCTGCTCTACCTGCGGGTGACCGACACCCCGGAGTACCGGCGGGCCACACCGGCGCTCAAGAAGAAGGTCGATGAGCTACGGCCGGCGACCGACGACCTGATCGACTACGACGCGGTGTTCACCGCCAAACTGGGCGCGTTGGAGCTGCTCTGGCCGTCGGCCGGGCCGGTCGACCTGGACCAGGATCCGGGCCTGACCGACTTCGCCCGCTTCTGCGTGCTGGCCGAGGAGCACGGCGCCGACTGGCGGGAGTGGCCGGTGGAACTGCGCCGCCCGGATGCTCCGGCCGTGCGGGCGCTCGGCGGCGACCGGGTCGCCTTCCACGTCTGGATCCAGAAGCTGCTGGAGGAGCAGTTCAAGGCCGCGGATCCGGGTGGCCTGCCGGTCGGGATCGTGTACGACCTGGCGGTGGCCGTGGAGCCGTCCGGCGCCGACGGGTGGCTGCTGCAGGACGTGCTGGCGATGGAGGCGCGCACCGGCGCACCGCCCGATGCGTTCAACCAGCTCGGCCAGGAGTGGGGCGGGGTGGCGTGGCGGCCGGACCGGCTGGTCGAGACCGGCTACGACGCGTACCGGGACATGCTGCGGCGGATCTTCAGGTACGCCCGTGGCCTGCGTGTCGACCACGTGATGGGGCTGTGGCGACTGTGGTGGGTGCCGGCCGGGCTGGGTCCGGCGAACGGCACGTACGTCCACTACGACCCGGAGGCCATGCTGGGCATCCTGGCGTTGGAGGCGTACCGGGCCGGTGCCGTGGTGATCGGCGAGGATCTGGGCACGGTCATGCCGGTGGTGACCGAGGGCCTGCAGCGGACCAACATGCTGGGCTCGGCGGTGCTCTGGTTCACCCGCGACGACGAGGGCGGTTACCGTCCGTCGGCGGGTTACCCGCGCAACGCGCTGGCCAGCGTCTCCACCCATGATCTGCCGACCGCGGCCGGCTTCCTGGCCGGTGAGCAGGTGGAGGTGCGGGCCGCGCTGGGCCAGCTGGCCGGGCCGGTCGAGCAGGAGCGGGAGTCGTGGCGGGCGGACCGGGCGCTGCTGCTGGATCGGCTGCGCGAGGAGGGCCTGATCGGCGCCGAACCGGCCGATGAGGAAGTGGTGGTGGCGATGCACGAGTTCCTGGCCCGGACCCCGTGCCGACTGGTGACGGCGTCCCTGCACGACGTGCTGCTGGAGCGTCGCCAACCGAACCTGCCGGGCACCTTCGACGAATATCCGAACTGGCGTATCCCGCTCGGCCGGGATCTGACCGAGGTGCTGGCCGACCCGCTGTTCCGTAAGGTCGCCGGGATCCTCGGAGGCCGGCCGGGGCCGCTGCCCGGGCGGCACCCGGGAGCGGCGAAGCCGGGTCAGATCGCCAGTGGCTCCGGCGGCGGGTCGTCGTCCAGCGCGTAG
- the hisN gene encoding histidinol-phosphatase: MAGYADDLALAHVLADSADAISMARFRALDLKVEEKPDLTPVSDADTAVEKAIRATLARARPRDGVLGEEFGRTAATAGPGNRYWVIDPIDGTKNFVRGVPIWATLIALMEGDTPVAGLVSAPALGRRWWAGRGLGAFAGRNQHSATRISVSSVRKLTDASFCYASLNGWADNGRLDQMMDILLGVWRSRAYGDFYGYMLLAEGALDAMAEPELSLWDMAALIPIVTEAGGKITDLDGRPTADKSSVIGTNGLLHESVLTALARRP; this comes from the coding sequence ATGGCCGGATATGCCGATGATCTTGCGCTCGCCCACGTTCTCGCCGACTCGGCCGATGCCATCTCGATGGCCCGGTTCCGGGCTCTGGATCTGAAGGTCGAGGAGAAACCCGACCTGACCCCGGTGTCCGACGCCGACACCGCGGTGGAGAAGGCGATCCGCGCGACCCTGGCCCGGGCGCGGCCACGCGACGGGGTGCTCGGCGAGGAGTTCGGCCGGACCGCCGCGACCGCCGGACCGGGTAACCGGTATTGGGTGATCGACCCGATCGACGGCACCAAGAACTTCGTCCGGGGCGTGCCGATCTGGGCCACCCTGATCGCGCTGATGGAGGGCGACACCCCGGTGGCCGGGCTGGTCTCCGCGCCGGCGCTGGGCCGCCGCTGGTGGGCCGGGCGCGGGCTGGGCGCCTTCGCCGGGAGGAATCAGCACTCGGCGACCCGGATCAGCGTCTCGTCGGTGCGGAAGCTGACCGACGCCAGTTTCTGCTACGCGAGCCTGAACGGCTGGGCCGACAACGGCCGCCTCGACCAGATGATGGACATCCTGCTGGGTGTCTGGCGCAGCCGGGCGTACGGCGACTTCTACGGCTACATGCTGCTGGCCGAGGGCGCGCTGGACGCGATGGCCGAGCCGGAGCTGTCGCTGTGGGACATGGCCGCGCTGATCCCGATCGTCACCGAGGCGGGCGGCAAGATCACCGACCTGGACGGGCGGCCGACCGCGGACAAGAGCTCGGTCATCGGCACCAACGGCCTGCTGCACGAGAGCGTGCTGACCGCGCTGGCCCGACGCCCCTGA
- a CDS encoding chitosanase, producing the protein MRSVVLGGGIAAVLCVPLGISVAASASSDAVITRERPALASATESVAWPASGITDTDPATRWSSGASGSGTQWIQIDLGTAQEIRRVRLHWARAYAKAYRIQVSDDGATWRDLYRTSTGDGGVDDVRGLSATARHLRVLATQRGTPEGYSLWDVQAYGPGRPAPARPSPAIAAIPPVAAGLTAGPKKEIALKLVSSAENSTLEWRSEYGYIEDLRDGRGYTAGIVGFCSGTSDLLAVVTEYTRRKPDNVLAGYLPALRAVDGTDSHDGLDPGFPDAWRVAAASDPVFRKIQEEARDRMYFSPAVRLAEADGLRALGQFAYYDAAVMHGISGLRSIRERVVAHQRTPVQGGDEIVYLTAFLDARATEMRTEAAHSDTSRIDTAQRVLLDAGNLDLTTPLTWSVYGDRYTLSG; encoded by the coding sequence ATGCGATCGGTGGTGCTGGGCGGCGGGATCGCTGCGGTGCTGTGCGTGCCCCTCGGTATCTCGGTGGCGGCCAGCGCCTCCTCCGACGCGGTGATCACCAGGGAGCGCCCGGCCCTCGCCTCGGCCACCGAGAGCGTCGCCTGGCCCGCCTCCGGCATCACCGACACCGATCCCGCGACCCGATGGTCCAGCGGCGCGTCCGGCTCCGGCACCCAATGGATCCAAATCGATCTCGGTACGGCCCAGGAGATCCGCCGGGTGCGGTTGCACTGGGCGAGGGCGTACGCGAAGGCGTACCGCATCCAGGTGTCCGACGACGGCGCGACGTGGCGGGACCTGTACCGCACGTCCACCGGCGACGGTGGGGTCGACGACGTCCGCGGCCTCTCCGCGACCGCCCGCCACCTGCGGGTGCTGGCCACTCAGCGGGGCACCCCGGAGGGCTACTCGCTGTGGGACGTGCAGGCGTACGGTCCCGGCCGGCCCGCGCCCGCCCGTCCGTCACCGGCCATCGCGGCGATCCCACCGGTGGCCGCCGGGCTGACCGCCGGCCCGAAGAAGGAGATCGCCCTCAAACTGGTCTCCAGCGCCGAGAACTCGACACTGGAGTGGCGCTCGGAGTACGGCTACATCGAGGACCTGCGTGACGGCCGCGGCTACACGGCCGGGATCGTCGGCTTCTGCTCCGGCACCTCCGACCTGCTCGCCGTGGTCACCGAATACACCCGTCGCAAGCCGGACAACGTACTGGCCGGCTATCTCCCGGCGCTGCGCGCGGTGGACGGCACCGACTCGCACGACGGCCTGGACCCGGGCTTCCCGGACGCCTGGCGGGTGGCGGCGGCGAGCGACCCGGTGTTCCGCAAGATCCAGGAGGAGGCCCGGGACCGGATGTACTTCTCTCCGGCGGTCCGCCTGGCCGAGGCCGACGGGCTGCGCGCGCTCGGCCAGTTCGCCTACTACGACGCGGCGGTCATGCACGGCATCTCCGGACTGCGATCGATCCGCGAGCGGGTGGTGGCCCACCAGCGGACTCCGGTGCAGGGCGGCGACGAGATCGTCTATCTGACGGCGTTCCTGGACGCTCGGGCCACCGAGATGCGGACCGAGGCGGCGCACAGTGACACCAGCCGGATCGACACCGCACAGCGGGTCCTGCTGGACGCCGGCAACCTGGACCTGACCACCCCGCTGACCTGGTCGGTCTACGGCGACAGGTACACCCTGAGCGGCTGA